The sequence below is a genomic window from Salvelinus namaycush isolate Seneca chromosome 2, SaNama_1.0, whole genome shotgun sequence.
CCTATCCTAGTAGCTCAGGGCACAGCTGTTCCATAGGACAACAACACATGTCTTCTTCCTGTTTACTGGATGTAtcataaaaatattttaaaaaatgtctttgctatttttttcttcttaattTGACCACCATAACACAAATTGCaaagaaataataaaacaaaatgaATCAATCAGGAATCAACCATAAACCATTGCGTAAATGGTTTAAAAAGACTACACTAAGAGAACAGACCAGCAACATGACTTTACACTGAAACAACAGTCAGTAACTTATTCAACGGGTTTGAATGGTTCCAGGGGAAATGGTTTTGGTCTCTTTCCCACAGCCACTGTACGAGTCTGCCAAGCGAGACTAGTTTTGGTCCAAGTGCTTTAAGAACAAACAGACAGCCGTTGAATGTTAAAGTCATCCGCTCAGCTCACGGACAAGCACAGCATTTCAAGTAGGGTCTCATCTTATCTTAAGTTTtttaaagtaaaaataaaaaacgaaTCTCTCTGGAGTATACCGTAACACGCAGAATTCAGCTTAGTGCATGGATGCTTACTATCGTATATTAACTCTCTTCATAAATGTCTAAAATAGATACAGAAATAACTTTTTtgtgtatatatttttctttttactCGGTTTAGCAGACTGCCTGGAATGCTTCGTTATTGTTCTTCTCAGCATCAGAATATCCCCTGGCCGAGTCCTAACCTGATCCTAGACTTGTTTGTCTCATCTTGACAACGCTTATGTTTGGCACCATAGATAAACAATAGGAATTGGCAAAAcagaacaaacagatctgggatcaggctcaTACAAACAAATGGCTTTGTTTACTAGTGTAGCCCAGTATTTACAGAGTGTTGATTGAATACAGGAAGTGTACTTTAACTTCCCTGTCCTGATATAGCTGTCTAGTTATTCAGTGCTTTAAGTGGAATTAAAAAGATTCTGGTACTCAATTTAATTTGACAGCACTACGGTTTCTATACAGTGACAGTGTTGACTTCATAGCGATAAAACACCGGTTTAACTCTGCCACCGGTGGTATTGCTGAGATGGGTTTTCTTTACACTAGAGGGACTGTtgttagtagtagtggcagtGTAAGACCTACTCTACCTCAACATGCATTGCATTAAATCTTCAATCCTATATCACAGCGTTGTCCAACTCCGGTCCTTGAGTACGCCCAATAGTACATATTTTTCGTTGTGGCCCCCGGACGAGATACACCGGATTCTATCTGTCAACTAATCAACAAGCtccttgacaagttgaatcaggtgtttttgtccggggctacaacaacaacaacaacatgtgtTCTGATGGGGATActcgaggaccggagttgggcaaCACATATATATCATTTAACAATCATGCCATACGAACCATACAACTTTAACGCTAACGTTGTATGAATATATAAACCACTCTCTTGTGAGAGGGTGGTTGccaaggaaaataaataaaccaaAACAAAAAGGGATAACTAATCAGTGTCTCTTCTAAGTCAACATTTGTGATTGAACTACTTCCAACAGCATTGTTCATTTCTGACAGTGTTGACATATCAAACACCTAACTGGCTTTGTACACTACTGAGTCAAACCAAGCTGTTCTGTGCTGGCCTAGATACGCAGCCACCATTGTGGTTGTAACCGTGCTGAATAAGAGCCAGCTGTTTGGTTAGGTTTGCTATGGAAGTCTGAAAATAGGTTGATACGGTGGGGGTTTATACAACAGAAACAAGCTGGATGAAACATATTAGGAACAAGTGGAAATGGTTTGGTACCATGTGAAACAATCAAACGTCTGTATGACCGGTAGGAGCAGTAGTGCTAGTGTCTTTCTCTTGGTCACTGTCCCAGATTAGACCAACACTATTTGTTACATAGCCGTATTTACATCTGTATGTGGACATCGTGTAGGTCTGAGAGTTCCAATTTCTTTATTTGAAACTTTTTAAAGTCCACTAGTTGTTTTATTTTcgatcttttttttttacctcttcgTCGATGACCATTCAGTGAACTTATACGTTATACGTTGTCGTGACTTCCTACTTCCTATTTCGGGGAGCGCTGCCTAGCCAATCGATTCATGAAGCAACAGGTTACCGTGGCGATGATGACCACGCCCACAAACAAGGCAGAGGACACGCCCACAACCAAGGGGATGAGGAGCAGGTCGGCCgctgcagagacagagagagaagagaggagagagaggagatagagaggagggaggagagacagagagagagagagagaggagagagaggagggaggagagagagagagagagagagagaggagagagaggagggaggggagggaggggagatagagaggagggaggggagatagagaggagagagaggagatagagaggagggaggggagatagagaggagggacgGGAGatatagaggagggaggggagatagagaggagggaggggagatagagaggagatagagaggagggaggggagatagagaggagagagaggagatagagaggagggaggggagatagagaggagagagaggagatagagaggagggaggggagatagagaggagagagaggagatagagaggagggaggggagatagagaggagagagaggagatagagaggagggaggggagatagagaggagagagaggagatagagaggagagagaggagatagagagaggagagaggagatagagagaggagatagaggagatagagaggagggaggggagatagagaggagggaggggaggaatgAGTTAGTCAAGTTCAGAAAACGACTAACTTTCCTCATAAACCGTTTAATTTACCATTGGGAGTATTAGACAGGATGCCAGTATTAGACAGGATAGGTTAGCCATGTTTCAAAGAAGACTATCTATGATACCTAATAACTGTTGGCTAACAGCCTCCAAAAGACAGTGAGTGGGAGAGTGAAAACACAAGAGACATACAGACACTTCCTGACAACCATCAGTGATTCACAGAGCCACTCTTTTGTATTAGGAACTGATGATGAGTGTGTCTGCAGTGATTCGTCACCACTCGCTGTATGTAAAATAGCTAGCAGTCCCAGACCCAGTGACACTCACCTCTGGCGTACAGGTAGACCCTGACACCCTCTGACTGGGCCTTGGCCCCGGTGTTGTACCATCCTCCATGGGGGTCTTGTCCCCACACCTCAGCCTGGCAGACAAACAGGCCCTGGTCCTGGTCCTGGGCGGAGAAGATCCTTAACCTGTAGGTGCCTGGAGACACCCGGTCCATACTGACCTGTAGTCCATAAAGGACCACAAcggaagtcatttagcagatgtattttagtattttagcagacgctgttatctagagaaatacagtgcattcaaataaggtaggtaagacaaccacatactAGTCATTACAATTGTTTTATCTTTGATATACTTTATTGTGTTATCCTTGATAGTTTTCTTAAAATTGACtgcatgtattttttttaaactgccaAATAAATTGAACCAATCACCTCAGAGCTGTGGTTCTTATATGGCCTGGACAGGCCCTCATAGGTAAGAGAGGCTAACACCGTCCCCTTCTCCTCTACTGACGGCTTGTCACCACCCTTCTCTATGATCACACCCCCTGCTGTAGCCCCACCCTCCTGGGCCGGGAGGACCGCCCTCTGCAGCCATTGGACCTCCACCTGTGCAGGGCCGGTGGTTACCACGGATACGTTGCAGAGCAGGGTGACGGTATCACCTCTCTTCAGGAGGGGGCCGCGGGGAAGGTTGGCTACTGCTGACACCTTGACCTCTGTagggacacagggacagagagagagagatgcttacACCTTGACCTCTGTagggacacagggacagagagagagagatgcttacACCTTGACCTCTGTagggacacagggacagagagagagagatgcttacACCTTGACCTCTGTagggacacagggacagagagagagagatgcttacACCTTGACCTCTGTagggacacagggacagagagatgcTCGTCATTCAATTAGGTTCAATTAGCATCAACTTACATCGTTAACATAGGTTCAATTCAATTAGGTATTTGGTTGTTAATTCAATCAAACCACGTCATGGCAATGCTCATGTTAATGTAGTATCTTTGTTTACAGACTACTGCCCAACCTCGTAGAAGGTCAAGTGGTTTTAGTCTCTTAGCTTTACCAGGACAACTTCCAGAATCCTGACTTAACTTGTATAGATATCCACTGGCTGTAGTCCCCCAGGATCCCCCTCTGCCAGAGGGGTGCAGTTACTTACTCATCCCTCATGGATTTAAACACACTGGATTGCTGTTAAGTAGATTGGGGGAGTTTTCTCCATTATACCAAAACATCTTTTTTAAATCCATGAGGAGGAGTGAACTAGGCCGCAGTTTGTGGGGAGAAGGTGCTTTTGTGTCTGTCTTTTCTCTTACCTTTGGTCTTGAGGTTGACGGCGACCCCCTCTGACCTCTGTGTGAGGGTAGCAGCACTGGAGGGTCCCGGGTTAAGCCTCCCAGCGTAGACGCTCACAGCACAGCGGTACACCCCCGTGTCAGCTGGGTGGGCAGAGAACAACCTGAGAGAGTACCGtccctccacctccttctccatggaACCCCCTCCACTCCGACCCCCCCGGCTGGAGTCATCCCCCCAGCTCACCACCCCGTCTGGCCCGTACCGGGCCACCTCCACCTGggagaggggacagacagagatagaggtaGACAGAAAGGTTAACCTGAGTTGTGTTTGGAAAACGACTAGCCAATCAAGCATTATTTACTTTACGATCCTAAATAACTGTTGACCAATAGCCTTCCTGGCTCCAAATAATATGTTTTATCTACAATTGGAAGCATTACATACTATCAATAGCAGCAGCAAATAGCTGAATAATTTGCCAAAGTTTTCAATTTCATAATTAAAAAGACAAAAGTGATAAAAGAATTGGACAACTGTAAGGACTTCCTTAGCGGGCTAAAAGGAAGATCCTAATAACCAATAACAATAATCAATACCAACCTCCACACCTCCACCCGTCAATGCCCTGTCCTCGCTGCTCACAGTGCCCCTCCTCATCCACTGAACCAGCAGGCCCGAGCGGCCCCCAGGGGCCAAACCAGACACCTCGCAGGTCAGAGTGAGGGGGGAGCCTAACTGGAGAGTTACCTCACCTCGCGGAGTGGACGTAACGGTCAGGGAGTCAgctagaaggagggaggagggagtaagggaggaggaagaggagggagaggagggggtaagggaggaggaagaggagggagaggagggggaggagggggtaagggaggaggaagaggagggagaggagggggtaagggaggaggaagaggagggagaggagggggtaagggaggaggaagaggagggggtaaaaaaggaggaagaggagggagaagaggagggggtaaaggaggaggaagaggagggagaagaggagggggtaaaggaggaggaggatgagggagaggagggggtaaaggaggaggaggatgagggagaggagggggtaaaggaggaggaggatgagggagaggagggggtaaaggaggaggaggatgaggagaaagaggagggggtaaaggaggaggaagaggagggagaagaggagggggtaaaggaggaggaggatgagggagaagaggagggggtaaaggaggaggaggatgagggagaggagggggtaaaggaggaggaggatgagggagaggagggggtaaaggaggaggaggatgagggagaggagggggtaaaggaggaggaggatgagggagaggagggggtaaaggaggaggaggatgagggagaggagggggtaaaggaggaggaggatgaggagaaagaggagggggtaaaggaggaggaagaggagggagaagaggagggggtaaaggaggaggaggatgagggagaggagggggtaaaggaggaggaagaggagggagaagaggagaggaaaaaatAAACAAGAAGTACATGATTTAAAATGTGTTCGCTCTGCATTCAAACAAACTTCATTTGTTAATTGTCACTGTTAATAAAGGTTTATTTGCATATAGCAAGTTCTCCCACTGAAGTTGAATGCATCTCAAAATGTATACTAAAAGAGGATGCTCGTAAGATCTCATCTATAAACAATACACTCTGAAAACTATGTTAGCTATTTCATGAAACGTTTCAGTTCAGTTTATAAATCTATTCTTAACTGTAATCtgtccaacaacaacacagagaggaGAAAAGCAGGTCTATTGTCTAACAGACTATAATAGAATGAAGTAGAGCTGTGTCTGGCTGACACGATAAGACCCTCAGTGGGGAACTATAAAACTGTAACTTCTACTACAGTGCAACTGTTACATTCTGCTGTGCTCTCACCCCCCACACCCCACAGCTCTAAAACACACCCCACAGCTCTAAAAAACACACCACAGCTTTAAAACACACCCCACAGCTCTAAAACACACCCCACAGctctaaaacacacaccacagctcaaaaacacaccccacagctctaaaacacaccccacagctctaaaacacaccccacagctctaaaacacaccccacacaccacaGCTCTAAAACACACCCCACACCCCACAGCTCTaaaacacaccccacacaccacaGCTCTAAAACACACCCCACAGCTCTAAAACACACCACAGCTCTAAAACACACCCCACAGCTCTAAAACACACCCCACAGctctaaaacacacaccacagctctaaaacacaccccacagctctaaaacacaccccacagctctaaaacacacaccacagctctaaaacacacaccacagctCTAAAACATACACCACAGCTCTAAAACACACCCCACAGCTCTAAAACACACCCCGCAGCTCTAAAACACACCCCACAGCTCTAAAACACACCCCGCAGCTCTAAAACACACCCCACAGCTCTAAAACACACCCCACAGctctaaaacacacaccacagctCTAAAACACACCCCACAGCTCTAAAACACACCCCGCAGCTCTAAAACACACCACACAGCTCTACAACACACCACAgctctaaaacacacacatattgaTAATAGTATGGGGTCAGCCACAGTGCAGCGCCCCTGAAGCTAATGTCTCCGTTTCCCATTGTTGTAGAATGtcagtaatgatgatgatgtcatGAACTATCAGTACTGGATAGGCCTACAGCACTAGATACCATTAGGTCTACTGGGGTGCTAATGGGATCTGTGGCCAAGCTAGTAACAGCATCCGTTACATtacgttttagtcatttagcagatgctcttatttaGAGCCACGCACAGCCAGTGTCCCAACATCTCTTGTCTCTGAAAAGCCCACatactcca
It includes:
- the igsf8 gene encoding immunoglobulin superfamily member 8, whose protein sequence is MMMASWRRTAALICLQWVFQYTLCREVTLPSGPLYRVAGFSLSIPCAVSGYEGSRTQDFEWFLYREDSQGRQMGVISTRDPGFPYAPFQARVRSGEVRVERDSGDKARLVFQRLRADDQGRYECYTPSTDSKYQGNYSASVAVKVIPDTLLISYSRSLTGQPVPEGAEITLTCSAAVQSKQHTHLSITFGVRVGGSGSGSGTPREIIAIDKELSVTPGRGDSYQKRYDDGEITLVKKSGDGGRDVYVMRLSAVAPEDSGAYFCEASQWILDPDGAWQKIAQRTLEIGNLTVQPLADSLTVTSTPRGEVTLQLGSPLTLTCEVSGLAPGGRSGLLVQWMRRGTVSSEDRALTGGGVEVEVARYGPDGVVSWGDDSSRGGRSGGGSMEKEVEGRYSLRLFSAHPADTGVYRCAVSVYAGRLNPGPSSAATLTQRSEGVAVNLKTKEVKVSAVANLPRGPLLKRGDTVTLLCNVSVVTTGPAQVEVQWLQRAVLPAQEGGATAGGVIIEKGGDKPSVEEKGTVLASLTYEGLSRPYKNHSSEVSMDRVSPGTYRLRIFSAQDQDQGLFVCQAEVWGQDPHGGWYNTGAKAQSEGVRVYLYARAADLLLIPLVVGVSSALFVGVVIIATVTCCFMNRLARQRSPK